TTCAATGAGAAGACCATGTGTTTTCCCCCACCTATGTAGGTTAGAATAAATAGCATCATTTGCTCAGAACATAGTCAAGATCCAGAGAGCACAAAGCTAAAGAATTCTATGTCcttgtttaaataaaaaaaaatcgaataatCAAGCATCATGAAATGAACCATTCCTATCATTCACATGCTCAATACTACTAAAAGTCTAAAATAATGGATGATTGAGTAACATACCACTCTTCCATGAGTTTGGTTTTCTCTTCAAGTGGAATCGCTGGAGAGAATTCTAATGGATGATAGTATTCAAATAATGCTTGCCTCTTGGCGTCATACTCTGGATTTCCTTGCTTCAAAAGGCCATGACTGCCTATACATAATATATTAGaagggggaaaaacaaaaatcagAAACTTGTAGACAACTTATGATCGTAATATAAAGATAAACCTACTTTGTCCTCGGAGCCCATTGACCCAGTACCTTGTCAAAGTTGCATCAAAATCCGCAATCACCTGAAACTCAAACCCTGACATTATGAACCAAACAAGCATAAAACCTAGGTTCCAATCAATTGTTGTTTATTTCACTTGCATTTCCTACTTAATCCTTCACTAACTGAAGTTGACAAACAGCAAAAGCAAATGATACAAAAGCAGGCTCTGTTTCACAGGTACTTTTGCTACTATTTTTTTtcggggggggggggggaatttACTACAAAGTAAAAGCAACatcataatatattaaaaacgGATAAATAGTTATAATCTAACATTAATGGTAACGTATTTAGTTTATATAGAAGTAGAATCTTTAATGGGGTCATCTTAAAGAAAATCATATGCTTTCTGTACAAAATCTGAACAAAActtaaaattatcttaattgaataaaaatgaatgtCTTTCAATTCCAACATAATTGGTTTAGGAAAGtataaaatcatgaaattttgaTATCTCAAAGAACACACAGTTCAGGTTGTTGATCATTCGAAAATTAAACCTCAAAACACAAAATGGCAAGCTAAAAGGGCAACTATAAGAAAATCAAagcaacaagaagaagaagaagaagaaaaaggaagagtAATTGCAATCAAGGGAATATGTAAAGCAAGGAACAAACATTATATTGGAAAATCTTTTAGGAAGAACCTGGAGTTTAGAAGGGCCATCATTACGAATGGCGGAAATCTTGCGGTCGAGGGACCGCTGATCATTGATAACAATGAGTTTAGTGGGATCAAGATCCTCCATTTCCAAATTATTGTAGTTGTTACTGCAACACCAAACCCTATTAAGCAAAAAGAAATTAGGAATATGGTTGGAGTTTGGGAAATTTTGAAGTTTCAAAATGGCACTCCACTCAGTGTTGATAATGTTGCTGCTTAGCAACCTGTAACTCATTGGACACCTTTGAAACTGAACTCAAATTTGTACTGTTTAAGTTAGTATCTATACCCCTTTCGGAATAAGAAAAAAGAATCTCTCTGGTTTTCAATTtcattatcaaattataaaaggacaaattatcaaaatattcacttttataacattttagttaGTTATCGAACCGTTAATTGTCCTCAATGATTTAGAATTGAGTTGAGGTGTcatgttaaattattattttaaacaaaaatttcaagttaaattatacaattagtccatatattttttcgttttgaacaatttaattttttttctttttttttattcgcTTCTGCTTCTGCCTCTTTTTGATTGGTCCCTATACTTTtagtttttgaacaatttaaattGGGAAGATCAATCaaagagaaggagaaggagaagagaatggaacataaagaaaaaaaagagagggaaaagttcaaagaatataaaagaaaaaataggtcaaaacgaaaaaaatatagggattaattgtataatttattctaaaattttcgtttaaaatgatgatttaatataTCATGTCAGCTTATagttacaccgttaacgacaattaacgctcagtgactaaaatgttgcAACACAATAAtgtaagtaactaaaatataacatttcagacataagtgattaaaatgtaacttgagataaataaaaatgactatttttatagtttacccattaTAAAAACATAACATTTATTTACCCcgaaataatatatttatattttgtatacgtttttatataaaattttaaaaatatatataacagtaatcaatttcaatttcataattttatcattttaactaaaaattaatttcgttcttatttaaatttttttaataattttgttacCAGTGTGATTTTGTATTTCCTAAGATGGTTTTATGTTCTATATTTGAAATTTGTGATTATCCCTTCCAATGATATGGTTTCGAAAATTTGGATATGTATTTCCCTTTAAAAACACTAATTGAtaatctaattttctttttcagaatttacaagtataattataaataatttaatttaaaataatctaaGAGATTATCAATCAGAACTTAGATGTTGATATTGTTACCTcaactttcttattttatttatttaaaaagatatttaatcaatattttttaaaccGGACCAATAGCCTAACTAATCAGGTCACTGATTCGTCGGTCTAACTGGTTCAATCgatttgattaaaatttattaaaattaaaaaatttcggTTTAATTGATTCAATCATCAATGCGATTGattttttaatcaattcaattattTTGTACCGGTTCTCGATCTAAGCCACTCTCTAGACTGATCTTCTGGCCGGTCCGATCCGGTTCAAGCAACAttgtatttaatcatatattttgtaattaaattagatcaatatatttaatattttataaaacttatggaaataaaagagtcaatctagattcattttttttattttcatcgaataaattcatttataatttaaaattaataaaaatattttgaatataaaaatagaatttatttattttgatttgggaaaaatatttgttaaatttttaaacttcattAGCAAAATTGGGCTGATTTGCTACTCGCAAAAAACTattttagttttctcttttcttaatgGAATAGCAAATGCGGATGAGATTTTGCTAGGGGTTGAGCCGTGCATCACCCGGACAATGAATGAGGATCTAGTTCGGGAATTCATCTATGAGGAGGTTTGCAGTGCTTTAAAATTCATGAGTCCATTAAAGGCTTTAGGTGAAGATGGTTTGGGAGTTGTTTCTTTGGGAGGTAGCGGATTATTGTATTGCGGCACTGAATGGGATCCACAACATTTCTGAGATAAACCAGACTCACATTGTTTTGATACCGAAGGTGAGTAATCCCCCAAACATGGTTCAGTTTAGACAAATCAGTTTGTGCAACATGCTTCAGAAAATTCTTTCAAAGATGCTAGTGAACAGGTTTCAATCAGTTTTACACTATTGTATTGATGAGGCACAAAATGTCTTTGTTCCAGGGAGGCTTATTTCAGACAACATTTTAGCAGCGTATGAAATCTTACATTCTTTGAAGAACAAGAGATTGGGGAAATTGGGTTCAATTGCCCTTAAAAAGGAACTCGTGTTAATAGATATGCCCCCCTTGTTACTCATCTGCTTTTTGCGGATGATAGTTTAATTTTTGGTGAGGCCATAATAGTAAGAGTTAGGTTACTTAAAAAGAGATTTTGGAGACTTATGCAAGCAGCTCAGGCCAACTAGTAAATTATGATAAGTCGAGTACTTTTTTCAACTCAAATGTGTCCTAAGAAAAACAAAGATGATGTGTGTCGAATCGTTGGAGTGAATTCTAGTGTAAACCTGAAAAAGTATCTTGGCCTCCCTTCTATTGTTGGACGAAACAAGAAGAAAGCTGTTAAAGATGTGAAGGAAAAATTTGTAAAAAGATTAAACAAATGGAGTTCGAAAGTGCTATCAATCAGTTTTGCAGGCAATACCAATGTTTGCAATATCCTGCTCTTTATTGTCTAGCTCCTTTAGCAAAGAGCTTGAATCCTTATTGTCTCAGTTCTGTGGCAAAAAACGACAGGGAAAAGAGGGATACATTGGTGCATAAGACAATCCCTATGTTATCTAAAAGAAGGCGAAATGGGGTTTTGAGATCTATCAAAATTTAACATTGCTATGTTAGCAAAGCAAGGCTGGTGGCAATTTGAGAATCCAAACTCCCTAGTTGcgagtagaggtgctcatgggtcgggccgggcccataaaaattttcggcccggcccgaaatatgggcctaagattttgcccaggcccggcccggggaAAAAATCATAAGTCcgggcccggcccatttttattttaaaaattttaaaaaattaaaaaaagtattttaaaaatattttaaaattttaaaaaattaaaaaaaaagtattttaaaaatattttaaaattaaaaaaattaaaaaaaagtattttaaaaatattttaaaattttaaaaaaattaaaaaagtatgtaaaaatattttaaaattttaaaaaataaatatatttattatatcgggccgggACTGGGCCGAAAAAGTGGTTCCCGAGGCccagcccgttttctaaacgggcctcgtttttttgcccaagctcatatttcgggcctatatttttacccaaaccctcccatatttcgggcgggccgttaggccgggccgggccgccctgcccatgagcacctctagttgcGAGGCTAATGTGGGAGAAATATTatcataattcaaaatttttggaGGCTCCTTTGGGTTCAAACTCATCCTTGGTCTGGAGAAGCATATGGAGTTCAAAAGGCCTATTAAGATTGGGTGTACGTTGGAGGATTGGTTCTGGGCTTTCGGTTTTAATATGGCAGGACTACTGGTTATCGGGTCAAGCCCAAACAAGAATTGTTATAGATTAGGTAGCAGAATTGGAACGTGTAAGGGctagttcttcattgcttttgagaagtacttttgagaaatttgagtgtttagcattgctgtcaaaaagtacttttgaagaataaaatgtctattttagacatgagattataaagtaataaatatgtatttaaataatgttcaaattagttaatattatgatattttagcaaaaatataaaaaaataatttattataacttattgttaatattttaatatataatattaattttaaatatttctaagtaattaatattaattatttataaaatttaattagaatatataaactatatttaaatatttaaatataaaaattaaatatgtgtaATTAGATATTTGATGGGATACTTTAACActaaaattaaacaaacataatACTATCTAACTAAAATCTAAAATCTAATTACTAAAACCCAATATTAAACTTAGTAATTCACTTAAAAAGGAGCCTAAAACTAAGTGTGAATTTAACTCTAAAACATATATGAATTAAACACCTATCAACTGTCATTGTAATGTTATAATGTTTTTGTTCTAATATATGACAATGCACATTGTTTGTCATATTTTTGTTCCGATTTAATGCACACTACCATTTTAGGGTAATGTTTGCCAATAATTGTTTCAAAATGGTATGAACTTTGGACCAAAAGGAGAAAAAAGTTATATAAATAACAATTCAATAGAAAGCCGACAAAATTAATTGAAGTTGGTTCGATtcggttaattattttaacaGAAAAAAAACTCAATTCAACTAACGGTTTAGTTAATTATAGTTCAATTAACAATGGATCGAACTAACTATTTCATCACCCTTTAGATTAAATGTTTgagaatataaaacaaaatacttGGAATTATAAAAGCAAACATAGTTTCAATTGAACAGTTTAGCGTGCAATGGATACTAAGATTCTAATTTGAGGGTAAAATATGGAATGCCCATATTGTACAGAACTTTGATGCAAGCACTCCGTTTCCTCTGACTACGTGAAATATTCCCCTCCATTGCAGAAAACAACATCATGGTTGGTGGAACAGCATACAGAAATAAGATTAGAATCACACTTGGTAAGTAACCTGTTACCACCCGGTGTATGAACTCCCTGCATAGCATAACAAACAAGATAGATTCACAATGAGTGCCCGGTTCCTTCTCTTTTAACTCCTTCGAGTTTCCACTCAATAACAATGATATTTGTCCTATCTACATGTATTAATACACACCAAGAGCTTGGGTGAGTTTAATGCAGTTAAATAACAATGACACCACTATAATAAGTTGTATCTGGCTATTTATGTACTCTAGATTGTCTTTCACACAGGAATGCACACCAATCATTACAGCAGCAAGTATAACCATAGGAAAAAGCACTGGTGAACATGGAAAAACCACACAGGACAGGATAAGAACATTAGCCAGCAAACCTAGCAAGGCAAAGATTACAGAGAGCatgaaatgaaaaatgttaaGATGTTCCTCTAACTTATATGTACTTATACTAAAAGTGAAAAAATGCAAGGCATCAGAACCGCAAAAAAATCAAATGGTTGCACAACACCTTGAAAGAAATTAACAAAATCTAATAAACTGCATCTGTGGTTTTCCTTTTCTACATGGTCAATCCAAGAAGAACACAATTTTCAACGGGAATATGACATCAGGGATAGAGAAGGGTTAAGTGCACCAACttgaaaaatagactaaaaagGATAGACCTCTTATAATATTCATTCATTAAAAATTAGCCAAGAGAGCAGCAAATATAAGGGGCTAACACATACCTTAGCAACTGGTGCCATCTCAGCAGCAATATGAATGACATGCAACCCTGGACTAAAGATCAACAAAATGGAAAAGTTTAAAAGGGAAAAAAGGCAGTAATGTAGTAAAATTGACTGGTCAAATAAGCACCTAGCTTGTGATGATATCAGCTGGAGAAATGTAGATATAACTTCATCCTCTATCTTTTCTTTGCACATCACATATGCATCACAAATGCGTCGATCCCTCTTGGCATGTctgttaaaatataattataatccCATTAAATAATCCCATTAAAATAAGTAACCTGAGACTTCAATTTGATTATAAAAGTACGTAAACCAGAAACAATAAAGCTAAACTTCACACACAGAGAGGATCACCACAACAGTATTTTATAAATCATGCTTTACAATTATTAGGTATATTGAATAGAAATAAGCTGGTGCTATCCAGGCTTATTACAACCATTTCCATCCATTGATTACTTAAAACAGCATGCCACATTAGAGCTGGAGCATGGGGCAATAATAACAAACGGCATATTCAACAAGGCAATTTTGTTAACAGTTACCAAGCAGTTTTATAATTCAGATGAACAATAGAGcaaataaatcatatttaaaagtTATGGAGCTCTTGCAAGAATTTGAATGACCAAATGATCATAAACATGACGATATCGGTCCCAAAACCTCACTCCTTCATTGGCCTACACTTCAGTCAAtgttaatttaattcacaaatataGTCTTAAAACCAAAAACTCTCTGCAAATATGCACAATACCTACAgtataattttcataaattgtaTGAGAATACATAGATAAAACTAAAACCTCAACTCCTATATTTATCAAGGTCTGCCAACCAAAAGCAAACATCAAAGGGGCAGATCatcacttttttaattttttggctATGGCGCAGTCATTACGGCCATTGTAACCTATAATAAACctgttttttttttaccaaaagtTAATGTGTTAATAATGTTAAAACATATTTCCAATTGAAAGTAACATATTCATAGAGTAAATAAACGAAATTTCAATTACTATGCTAGTTTCATAGGAATTTTCAGCAACCAAACAGACAGTAAAAGAGGAAACAAATAAATAAGACAGATACAGTTTGTGTTCTTTTCACATATAGTTGTCAAGCTACCAAACAAATCTAAGATAACCACAATCAAAACAAACAATTTTAACGGactaaatgaaaaagaaagaatacaACTGTTTGATCTCCAAGAAAATGGAGGAAACTAAAAGTTCATTATCTCTTTCACTCTTAGCTCTCTAATTTCTAAAAAGTAAAAGTATAAAAACTTTCAGAACAATAACACAACAGAAAATATACTCGTGGATTTTCAGACCTCATAAAAATGGATCAACTTCGTTTAATACTAAGATTTTACGCActgttattcaaaataaaaatagtaagtaAATTTTAACTTGCTTTATAACCCTAAATTCAGTCCTTAATAAAGAAAGTAACTAAAAACTTTTCTGAttagatcaaaattaaattaaatcattgagaaaacaaaaaaaaaatgcaatgGTATTCAGTATTCATACTCTTTTTCCTACATTTTCTCAGCATCCAAACAATCATAAGAACTACAAAAAGTACTCACCGAAACGTAGTCCTCCACATCATCAATTCCTTCCAAGATGATTCCGGAAGACGATGCCGTTTCGCCGGACATTGTCacgaaacaaaaaggaaatatACGGAAAAGAAATTAAGTATCAACAGGGAAACTGAAATTTAACCGAATCCGAAGAGAAATTCCACTGCATCGCGTTTCGTTTTTCTAAGTATaaaatcttctcttttttttttcagaggATGAGAGTTCTTCAGTAACCCAGCCCTGGCATTTTTCTTTTCAGAAAGAATCTTCTTAACTAAGGGCCGGCTTTTATATGTAAAGGAGATTCAATCCTTACCCGGAAAGTAACCATTGTTGTCTCTTACTCTTTTCGCTCGATGTAGGAGATGAAGGAAGCGTTGACAACCTAAGTTTATCTCCTATCCAATATTCAATCAATTACAAAAATCAATCCCAGACAAACAAAAATAtacagaagaagagaagaaaaagataaaCTCACCGGCAGAGGGCAGAGGAAAAAAGAACCAGCAGAGGGCAGAGATGAGGGCAAAGAACCAGCAGAAAGCAGAGAGTAGAGAGCAAACAAGGCGTTCGTGTGTGGCTAAAAAAGTAAATGAACCAGGCAAAAGCACTTTTTggctgaaaagctaaaaatttttacTTCTCCGTCTTACCAAAAGCACTTCTCAGCTTCTGAGAATTTGTTACCAAATGAAAcctgttcttcattgctttttaAAGAAAACcacttttttaaagaaaaagccCGTTTGTTAAGCAATGAAGAACATAGCCTAAGTGACCTCATTATCCCTGGATCGAACTGCTGGGATCATGACTTAGTTTTCTCGAAAAATGATTGTGAGTATTCATTTACCTTTGACCCCTCAAATTCATAAGTTAATTTGGTCTGGAGAGCATTCTGGAGTTTATTCTATGAGAAGTGCCTATAAAGCTTTGGTTGACTCataaattttgtatataattGAGCACAACACGTACaaacaaatttggaatttaaattGCCCATCAAGATTTTGTATTTTACTGTGGAAATTTGCTTGCAATTTATTCCTACACTACAGAATCTTCATTTTAGAAGAATTTTGTTGTCAAAATTATAGAGAATCTAATTTGCATGTTAGTCGTGACTGTTATTTTGCGAAACATGTTCGGTTAAAATTAGAGGTTCAGTGGCTTGATGATGTTGCGGATGCAAATTTTTTCAAGTGGTTATGCTGCTTTTCCAACAtgcaaacaagaaaagaaaataagacaTAGCAATTACAATGTGGGCCCTTTGGTTTTCCCgaaataaactcattttattcGTGGATACAAGCAAGAGTATCGAGATCTAACTTTAATTTTAAAGCACCCAAACCCCTCAGCTATGGTTCGATGGCCCCCTCCACCTCCATCTTGGGTAAAGATGAATGTTGATGCAAGTTACTCGATTTCAAACCAAAAAGCAGCATCAAGTATCATTATTCATTATCCAAGACAAAATGGGTCAAATAATGGGTTCTTGTTTTAGAATTCATAACTTGTTTAGCTCGGTATTTATGGTTTAAGTGGTAGCGATTCTTCATGGTCTCTAATTTACTTAAGAAATGGGCTTTCTGCATGTTGCCCTAGAAAGCAATTCAAGGACTGTTATGCTGAAATTACAGTTAAAAGAGGAGGACTATTTTGAAATTCGACTGGTTACCTAGGATGTGAAAGCATTATCTCGAAGCTTCTCAGCAAGGCGTTTTAACTTCATCGCTAGGGGAGGAAACACTGTTGCACATGCAATGGCGGCAGAGGGTTTGAAAAGCACGGAGGACCAATTCTGGGTTGAAGACGCGCCTTTGAGGGTCATCGATCTCCCAACATCAGACCACTGTTTCATAGAGCCACCATGAGCTTCTGCATATTTGGGTCATGTTTTTTGGATTgaggattttatttatttatcgaaGGATAACCTCAATCTCCCCTCCCGACTCGCTCTCCATTAATGGAttttaagggtctgtttgattgacggaattgattttccggaaaatcatttccaacttttccagcgtttgattggcgaaaacattttccatttggaaaatgaactccaaaacaagggaaaatgggttacattttagggaaaatgtcttaccctttcaatttccgtaagacattttccgtgctctcctgtctatcgcctccttcattccttccttcatttccggtagaaaa
The genomic region above belongs to Gossypium hirsutum isolate 1008001.06 chromosome D05, Gossypium_hirsutum_v2.1, whole genome shotgun sequence and contains:
- the LOC107904774 gene encoding uncharacterized protein isoform X1; this translates as MVTFRELMMWRTTFRHAKRDRRICDAYVMCKEKIEDEVISTFLQLISSQASPGLHVIHIAAEMAPVAKGVHTPGGNRLLTKCDSNLISVCCSTNHDVVFCNGGEYFT
- the LOC107904774 gene encoding probable starch synthase 4, chloroplastic/amyloplastic isoform X2; translation: MMWRTTFRHAKRDRRICDAYVMCKEKIEDEVISTFLQLISSQASPGLHVIHIAAEMAPVAKGVHTPGGNRLLTKCDSNLISVCCSTNHDVVFCNGGEYFT